In a genomic window of Nesterenkonia halotolerans:
- the pyrH gene encoding UMP kinase: protein MTAQTPPHRRRVLLKLSGEVFGGGAVGVDPATVRGIAEQIAAVKGQVEVSVVVGGGNFFRGAELSKAGMDRARADYIGMLGTVMNALALQDFLEQAGQPTRVQTAITMGQVAESYIPLRAVRHMEKDRVVVFGAGAGMPYFSTDTVCAQRALETRSDMVLMAKSGVDGVYTADPKTTPDAQKLEHLTYTDALRKNIRVMDQTAMTMCNDNDLDMRVFGMEGEGNVTRALLGEEIGTLVTP from the coding sequence ATGACCGCACAGACACCGCCACATCGCCGCCGAGTGCTCCTGAAGCTCTCCGGAGAGGTCTTCGGCGGAGGTGCCGTGGGAGTCGATCCGGCCACGGTCCGCGGGATCGCTGAGCAGATCGCCGCGGTCAAGGGGCAGGTGGAGGTCTCCGTCGTCGTCGGCGGCGGCAACTTCTTCCGCGGCGCTGAGCTCTCCAAGGCCGGCATGGACCGCGCCCGCGCGGATTACATCGGCATGCTGGGCACCGTGATGAACGCTCTGGCCCTGCAGGACTTCCTGGAACAGGCCGGGCAGCCCACTCGCGTGCAGACCGCCATCACCATGGGTCAGGTCGCTGAGTCCTACATTCCGCTGCGCGCGGTGCGGCATATGGAGAAGGACCGCGTCGTCGTCTTCGGCGCCGGCGCCGGCATGCCCTACTTCTCCACCGACACGGTCTGCGCCCAGCGCGCCCTGGAGACCCGCTCGGACATGGTCCTGATGGCCAAGTCGGGCGTGGACGGGGTCTACACCGCCGATCCGAAGACCACTCCGGATGCGCAGAAGCTGGAACACCTGACCTACACCGACGCCCTGCGCAAGAACATCCGGGTGATGGATCAGACCGCGATGACCATGTGCAATGACAACGACCTCGACATGCGCGTCTTCGGCATGGAGGGGGAGGGCAACGTGACCCGCGCCCTGCTGGGCGAGGAGATCGGCACGCTGGTCACGCCCTGA
- a CDS encoding phosphatidate cytidylyltransferase → MTTKVGRNLPAAIITGIVLLVPALLGIFFFELMLIFVWTILLSMGVWEVARALETRVAPTGQQLRLPKIPLFLGAISMPTAAYFGGVEALTLALMATGLAIIVAAALWKVRDPGRSILASVFVASWVPFMMSFAVLLLNLDQGDWRLVVVVLLVVSNDTFGYIFGVFFGRHPMAPKISPKKSWEGFGGSLLGATGVGVLASWLIFDEPLYVGAVLAITVVIASTAGDFSESMVKRELGIKDMSRLLPGHGGVMDRLDSLVFAMPTAFFVVVALNGDAGGVPLGL, encoded by the coding sequence ATGACGACCAAAGTAGGGAGGAACCTTCCCGCGGCCATCATCACCGGCATCGTCCTGCTGGTACCTGCACTGCTCGGGATCTTCTTCTTCGAGCTGATGCTGATCTTCGTCTGGACGATCCTGCTCTCGATGGGCGTCTGGGAGGTTGCGCGCGCCCTCGAGACGCGCGTCGCACCCACCGGACAGCAGCTCCGGCTGCCCAAGATCCCGCTGTTCCTCGGAGCCATCTCCATGCCCACCGCCGCCTACTTCGGCGGGGTGGAGGCGCTGACCCTGGCGCTCATGGCCACCGGGCTGGCCATCATCGTCGCGGCCGCGCTGTGGAAGGTCCGGGACCCGGGCCGCTCCATCCTGGCCTCGGTCTTCGTGGCCAGCTGGGTGCCGTTCATGATGTCCTTCGCGGTGCTGCTGCTGAACCTGGACCAGGGCGACTGGCGCCTCGTCGTCGTCGTGCTGCTGGTGGTCTCGAACGACACCTTCGGCTACATCTTCGGTGTGTTCTTCGGACGGCATCCGATGGCACCGAAGATCAGCCCGAAGAAGTCCTGGGAAGGCTTCGGCGGCTCGCTGCTCGGCGCCACCGGAGTCGGGGTGCTGGCCTCCTGGCTGATCTTCGACGAGCCGCTCTACGTCGGCGCGGTCCTGGCGATCACCGTGGTGATCGCCTCCACCGCCGGCGACTTCTCCGAGTCGATGGTCAAGCGCGAGCTGGGCATCAAGGACATGTCTCGACTCCTCCCAGGTCACGGCGGGGTGATGGATCGGCTTGACTCGCTGGTCTTCGCCATGCCCACCGCGTTCTTCGTAGTGGTCGCGCTTAACGGGGATGCCGGCGGAGTTCCATTAGGCTTATGA
- a CDS encoding LytR/AlgR family response regulator transcription factor codes for MDAAPLAQGLTVLVVDDEPLAVTQMEWLLAADPQAGEVFTASDARAAEQLLQTQQVDVVLLDIHMPAMSGLALARRLREESPNEGEGEDGASTPSPQVVFVTADAHPAVEAFELEARDYLLKPVRAERLAEALRRAAAAQQTARPERADPVRVSVLQGDSTVLVNLQDIRWVQAHGDYARLHTQAGTYLLRAPLAELEDQWEVHGFLRTHRSSMVNLAHVRRVTRRQGRMLVEVTGAELEVSRRLMPQVRERLEERRL; via the coding sequence ATGGACGCCGCGCCACTCGCCCAGGGCCTCACCGTGCTGGTGGTCGACGACGAGCCGCTCGCGGTGACCCAGATGGAGTGGCTCCTGGCAGCCGACCCCCAGGCGGGGGAGGTGTTCACCGCTTCCGACGCGCGGGCCGCCGAGCAGCTGCTGCAGACCCAGCAGGTCGATGTGGTGCTCCTCGACATCCATATGCCGGCTATGAGCGGTCTGGCCCTGGCGCGGCGCCTGCGCGAAGAGAGCCCGAACGAGGGGGAAGGTGAGGACGGCGCCTCGACCCCCAGCCCCCAGGTGGTGTTCGTGACTGCCGACGCCCACCCGGCGGTGGAGGCCTTCGAACTCGAAGCCCGGGACTACCTGCTCAAGCCGGTGCGGGCGGAGCGGCTTGCGGAGGCGCTGCGCCGGGCGGCCGCGGCACAGCAGACGGCGAGGCCCGAACGCGCTGATCCGGTCCGTGTCTCAGTGCTGCAGGGAGACTCCACCGTGCTCGTCAACCTCCAGGACATCCGCTGGGTCCAGGCCCACGGGGACTACGCGCGGCTGCACACCCAGGCGGGGACGTACCTGCTGCGCGCGCCGCTGGCCGAGCTGGAGGACCAGTGGGAGGTCCACGGGTTCCTGCGCACTCACCGGTCCTCCATGGTGAACCTCGCCCACGTCCGACGAGTGACGCGGCGACAGGGCCGGATGCTCGTCGAGGTCACCGGCGCGGAGCTCGAAGTCAGCCGACGCCTGATGCCACAGGTCCGCGAGCGGCTCGAGGAGCGCAGGCTGTGA
- the tsf gene encoding translation elongation factor Ts, which translates to MANYTAADIKALRERTGAGMMDVKKALDEADGDVDKAIEGIRIKGLKGAAKREGRSAAEGLVTAKVVDGTKGYLIEVNAETDFVAKSAKFVALTDTVLATAVAHDVDTVEALLEAEVDGKKLSDVVTEEGAILGEKVVVRRLAKLEGAFVDAYLHKTSKDLPAQVGVLFAVDADSDAAKEAAHDIAVHAAALSPQFLTRDEVPSETVENERRIAEETARAENKPEQAMTKIIEGRTNAYFKDNVLVDQPFAKDPKKTVTQVLESAGASAKGLARFRVGA; encoded by the coding sequence ATGGCGAATTACACCGCTGCTGACATCAAGGCCCTGCGCGAGCGCACCGGCGCCGGCATGATGGACGTCAAGAAAGCTCTCGACGAGGCCGACGGCGACGTCGACAAGGCCATCGAAGGCATCCGCATCAAGGGTCTCAAGGGCGCTGCCAAGCGCGAGGGACGCTCCGCCGCAGAGGGCCTGGTCACCGCCAAGGTCGTCGACGGCACCAAGGGCTACCTGATCGAGGTCAACGCCGAGACCGACTTCGTGGCAAAGTCCGCGAAGTTCGTCGCGCTGACCGACACGGTCCTCGCGACCGCCGTCGCCCATGACGTGGACACCGTGGAAGCACTGCTCGAGGCTGAGGTCGACGGCAAGAAGCTCTCCGACGTGGTCACCGAAGAAGGCGCGATCCTGGGCGAGAAGGTCGTCGTCCGTCGTCTTGCCAAGCTGGAAGGCGCCTTCGTGGACGCCTACCTGCACAAGACCTCCAAGGATCTCCCGGCACAGGTCGGCGTGCTCTTCGCCGTCGACGCTGACTCGGACGCCGCGAAGGAAGCTGCACACGACATCGCGGTGCACGCCGCCGCACTGTCCCCGCAGTTCCTGACCCGCGACGAGGTCCCCTCCGAGACGGTGGAGAACGAGCGCCGCATCGCCGAGGAGACCGCCCGCGCCGAGAACAAGCCGGAGCAGGCCATGACGAAGATCATTGAAGGACGCACCAACGCGTACTTCAAGGACAATGTCCTGGTTGACCAGCCGTTCGCCAAGGACCCGAAGAAGACCGTCACCCAGGTCCTCGAGTCCGCTGGCGCCTCGGCCAAGGGTCTGGCTCGCTTCCGCGTCGGAGCCTGA
- a CDS encoding sodium/solute symporter, protein MTGEQITVLFAVGAVCALTLLLGSPGLSRSTSDFFVASRRVPPWMNASAIAGEFLSAASFLGVAGLILAHGTYGLWFPVGYTAGFLILLLFMAAPLRRSGAYTLPDFVVLRFRSALMRRMTVIVVVAAGWLYIVPQLHGASIALSATGGAPGWVGPLLVSLVVLFVVLTGGMRSVTLAQAVQYWVKLTALLVPTVFILLQVGLWDRLQLPAFDGAWSTSLAALGPAGDPWAEFSRSTSVLLALMMGTLGLPHVLVRFYTNPDGAAARRTTTVLMGLLVLFYLLPVVLGVVARLVWGTPAAAGEIARSGGLSHDTAILRLPAAVFDGLSSDLLTALIAGGAFAAFLSTTSGLVVSVSGVLSQEFFSGTVRGFRLGALLAIAVPLAVGTATSELALAGAVAMVFTFTASALAPVMLLGVWWRGLTAQGAIWGMAVGAVSSLTAQVLGLALGEGPVQPGALQLLVSPALWCVPLAFVVTVVVSRFGRGQPPAHTDAVMLRLHTPEVPARRDRR, encoded by the coding sequence ATGACCGGGGAACAGATCACGGTGCTGTTCGCCGTCGGAGCGGTCTGCGCGCTGACGCTGCTGCTGGGAAGCCCCGGTCTCTCGCGCAGCACCAGTGACTTCTTCGTGGCCTCGCGCCGGGTGCCGCCCTGGATGAACGCCTCGGCGATCGCCGGAGAATTCCTCTCCGCCGCCAGCTTCCTCGGCGTGGCCGGCCTGATCCTGGCCCACGGGACCTACGGGCTGTGGTTTCCGGTGGGCTACACCGCGGGGTTCCTGATCCTGCTGCTCTTCATGGCCGCACCGCTGCGCCGCTCGGGGGCCTATACGCTGCCGGACTTCGTGGTGCTGCGCTTCCGTTCGGCGCTGATGCGCCGGATGACGGTGATCGTCGTCGTCGCCGCGGGATGGCTCTACATCGTCCCGCAGCTGCATGGCGCCTCGATCGCGCTCTCCGCCACCGGCGGGGCCCCCGGATGGGTGGGGCCGCTGCTGGTCTCCCTGGTCGTGCTCTTCGTGGTGCTCACCGGCGGCATGCGCTCGGTGACGCTGGCGCAGGCCGTGCAGTACTGGGTGAAGCTCACCGCGCTGCTGGTGCCCACTGTGTTCATCCTGCTGCAGGTCGGACTGTGGGATCGCCTCCAGCTGCCAGCCTTCGACGGCGCGTGGTCCACCTCGCTGGCGGCGTTAGGTCCAGCAGGGGATCCGTGGGCCGAGTTCTCGCGCAGCACCTCGGTGCTGCTGGCGCTGATGATGGGAACCCTCGGCCTGCCGCACGTGCTGGTCCGCTTCTACACGAATCCCGACGGGGCGGCGGCCCGCAGGACCACGACGGTCCTGATGGGGCTGCTGGTCCTGTTCTATCTGCTGCCCGTGGTCCTGGGCGTCGTCGCCCGTCTGGTCTGGGGAACACCTGCCGCCGCCGGCGAGATCGCGCGCAGCGGGGGGCTCAGCCATGACACCGCGATCCTGCGGCTGCCCGCCGCGGTCTTCGATGGACTCTCCAGCGACCTGCTCACCGCGCTGATCGCCGGGGGCGCCTTCGCGGCCTTCCTCTCCACCACCTCGGGGCTCGTCGTCTCGGTCTCCGGGGTGCTCTCTCAGGAGTTCTTCTCCGGGACGGTGCGCGGCTTCCGGCTGGGCGCGCTGCTGGCCATCGCCGTGCCGCTGGCAGTGGGGACCGCCACCTCCGAGCTCGCCCTGGCCGGAGCGGTGGCCATGGTGTTCACCTTCACCGCCTCCGCCCTCGCCCCGGTGATGCTGCTGGGAGTGTGGTGGCGCGGGCTGACCGCCCAGGGTGCGATCTGGGGCATGGCCGTGGGTGCCGTGAGCTCGCTGACCGCTCAGGTGCTGGGGCTCGCGCTGGGGGAGGGGCCGGTGCAGCCCGGAGCGCTGCAGCTGCTCGTGTCCCCTGCGCTGTGGTGCGTCCCGCTGGCCTTCGTCGTGACCGTGGTGGTCAGCAGGTTCGGGCGCGGGCAGCCGCCGGCCCATACCGACGCGGTGATGCTCCGGCTGCATACTCCGGAGGTTCCCGCGCGGCGGGACCGGCGATGA
- a CDS encoding solute symporter family protein — protein sequence MNSLITAFTANAPAAPLANAAAEAGSDVGSPLANIAIFVVFVGVTLFFVIRASKNNNTAADYYAGGRSFSGTQNGTAIAGDYLSAASFLGIVGAIAVYGYDGFLYSIGFLVAWLIALLLVAELMRNTGKFTMADVLSFRLRQQPVRIAAAISTLAVCLFYLLAQMAGAGALVSLLLGIDSGVGQSLIIAVVGALMIFYVFIGGMKGTTWVQIIKATLLIIGSAVMTIWVLALYGFNFSELLGAAVENTGEEALLEPGLQYGADLFTKLDFMSLGIALVLGTAALPHVLIRFYTVPTAKDARKSVVVAIALIGAFYLFTLVLGYGAAALLDTETILAAPGGQNSAAPLLAYELGGTLLLGFIAAVAFATILAVVAGLTITASASFAHDVYAQVIKKGKLDSAGEVKAARMTVIVVGILAILGGIGAQGQNVAFLVALAFAVAASANLPTILYSLFWKRFTTRGALWSMYGGLSSALLLIAFSPVVWGRDTSFFPDVDLAIYPLTNPGLVSIPLAFLLGWIGSLTSKVAEDPAKQAEMEIRSLTGVGAEKATEH from the coding sequence ATGAACTCCCTGATCACCGCGTTCACCGCGAATGCACCTGCGGCGCCGCTAGCCAATGCCGCTGCTGAGGCGGGCTCCGACGTCGGCAGCCCGCTCGCGAACATCGCCATCTTCGTCGTCTTCGTGGGCGTCACGCTCTTCTTCGTGATCCGCGCCTCGAAGAACAACAACACCGCTGCGGACTACTACGCCGGCGGGCGTTCCTTCTCCGGCACCCAGAACGGCACGGCGATCGCCGGGGACTACCTCTCCGCGGCCTCCTTCCTGGGCATCGTGGGGGCCATCGCGGTCTACGGCTACGACGGCTTCCTCTACTCCATCGGCTTCCTGGTGGCGTGGCTGATCGCACTGCTTCTGGTCGCCGAGCTGATGCGCAACACCGGCAAATTCACCATGGCCGATGTGCTCAGCTTCCGCCTGCGGCAGCAGCCGGTGCGGATCGCCGCGGCGATCTCCACACTGGCCGTCTGCCTGTTCTACCTGCTGGCGCAGATGGCGGGCGCCGGCGCGCTGGTCTCGCTGCTGCTGGGCATCGACTCCGGAGTGGGTCAGTCGCTGATCATCGCCGTGGTCGGCGCGCTGATGATCTTCTACGTGTTCATCGGCGGCATGAAGGGCACCACCTGGGTGCAGATCATCAAGGCCACCCTGCTGATCATCGGCTCGGCCGTGATGACCATCTGGGTGCTTGCGCTCTATGGCTTCAACTTCTCGGAGCTGCTCGGCGCGGCCGTGGAGAACACCGGTGAGGAGGCTCTGCTCGAGCCCGGTCTGCAGTACGGCGCAGACCTGTTCACCAAGCTGGACTTCATGTCCCTGGGCATCGCGCTGGTGCTGGGCACCGCTGCGCTGCCGCATGTGCTGATCCGCTTCTACACGGTGCCGACCGCCAAGGACGCACGGAAGTCTGTGGTGGTGGCCATCGCGCTGATCGGTGCGTTCTACCTGTTCACCCTGGTGCTGGGCTACGGCGCAGCGGCGCTGCTGGACACCGAGACGATCCTGGCAGCACCGGGCGGGCAGAACTCGGCCGCCCCGCTGCTGGCCTATGAACTCGGCGGCACGCTGCTGCTGGGCTTCATCGCCGCCGTCGCCTTCGCCACGATCCTCGCGGTGGTTGCCGGGCTGACCATCACCGCCTCGGCCTCCTTCGCCCACGATGTCTACGCCCAGGTCATTAAGAAGGGCAAGCTGGACTCCGCCGGTGAGGTCAAGGCCGCGCGCATGACCGTGATCGTGGTGGGCATCCTGGCGATCCTCGGCGGCATCGGCGCACAGGGACAGAACGTGGCCTTCCTGGTCGCGCTCGCCTTCGCCGTGGCCGCCTCGGCCAACCTGCCGACGATCCTGTACTCGCTGTTCTGGAAGCGCTTCACCACCCGTGGTGCACTGTGGTCCATGTACGGCGGGCTCAGCTCCGCGCTGCTGCTGATCGCCTTCTCCCCGGTGGTCTGGGGCCGCGACACCTCCTTCTTCCCGGATGTGGATCTGGCGATCTACCCGCTCACCAACCCGGGTCTGGTCTCGATCCCGCTGGCCTTCCTGCTGGGCTGGATCGGTTCGCTGACCTCCAAGGTGGCGGAGGACCCGGCCAAGCAGGCCGAGATGGAGATCCGCTCGCTCACGGGCGTGGGCGCGGAGAAGGCCACGGAGCACTAA
- a CDS encoding Gfo/Idh/MocA family protein: MTVSHTTFPESTPTPRTPGLRWGILATGFIAAQFTGDAQLAGLDVRAVGSRSAESAQRFATTHGIPTAHGSYEALAADPEIDIVYVATPHPMHRETAGMMLEAGKHVLVEKPFTLNRAEAVALRNLARNKGLLVMEAMWTRYLPHMRRIHEIIASGGIGEVRTVFADHTQFMPTDPEHRINALGLGGGALLDLGIYPISFAWDILGEPISVQAAAHFGATGADTEVATVMTHLSGALSTTMTSSRGKGPNTAHIVGTTGRIDIDGVWYTSTDFTHTATDGTVVERFETPRQGFGMQHQAIAAEDYVTRGQLEGELLTLDDSVKIMGTLDEIRAQIGLRYPGEPRLR, translated from the coding sequence ATGACTGTGAGCCACACAACATTCCCCGAGTCCACCCCCACCCCGCGCACCCCCGGACTGCGCTGGGGCATCCTCGCCACCGGATTCATCGCGGCGCAGTTCACCGGCGATGCGCAGCTCGCCGGCCTGGATGTGCGGGCCGTAGGCTCCCGCTCTGCCGAATCCGCCCAGCGCTTCGCCACAACCCATGGAATTCCTACGGCCCACGGCTCCTACGAGGCCCTCGCCGCGGACCCGGAGATCGACATCGTCTACGTGGCGACTCCGCACCCGATGCACCGCGAGACGGCAGGGATGATGCTCGAAGCTGGCAAGCACGTGCTCGTGGAGAAGCCCTTCACGCTGAACCGGGCGGAGGCCGTGGCGCTGCGCAACCTTGCGCGGAACAAGGGGCTGCTGGTGATGGAGGCGATGTGGACCCGCTATCTGCCGCATATGCGCAGGATCCACGAGATCATCGCCTCCGGAGGCATCGGTGAGGTGCGCACCGTCTTCGCGGACCACACCCAGTTCATGCCCACCGATCCGGAGCACCGGATCAACGCTCTCGGACTCGGCGGCGGCGCCCTGCTCGATCTCGGGATCTACCCGATCTCCTTCGCCTGGGACATCCTGGGTGAGCCCATCAGCGTCCAGGCGGCCGCGCACTTCGGCGCCACCGGCGCGGATACCGAGGTGGCGACGGTGATGACCCACCTCTCCGGTGCGCTGTCCACCACGATGACCTCATCCCGGGGCAAGGGCCCGAACACGGCGCACATCGTCGGGACCACCGGTCGGATCGACATCGATGGTGTCTGGTACACCTCCACGGACTTCACCCACACTGCCACCGACGGCACCGTCGTCGAGCGCTTCGAGACGCCCCGGCAGGGATTCGGCATGCAGCACCAGGCCATCGCCGCCGAGGACTACGTCACCCGCGGTCAGCTGGAGGGCGAGCTGCTCACGCTCGACGACTCGGTGAAGATCATGGGAACCCTGGATGAGATCCGCGCACAGATCGGACTGCGCTACCCCGGGGAGCCGCGCCTGCGCTGA
- a CDS encoding DUF485 domain-containing protein — protein sequence MTHVNAPHAGPVDYREVQQRDDFKELRKTHRSFVFPMTAFFLLWYIAFVIAAAFFPDFMAIKVWGNINLGLILGLAQFLTTFLITGLYVWFTNSKLDPKSSAIRLELEARGAGLPEEEKH from the coding sequence ATGACTCACGTCAATGCCCCGCACGCGGGGCCCGTTGACTACCGGGAGGTGCAGCAGCGAGATGACTTCAAGGAGCTTCGCAAGACGCACCGAAGCTTCGTCTTCCCGATGACGGCGTTCTTCCTGCTCTGGTACATCGCCTTCGTGATCGCCGCCGCGTTCTTCCCCGACTTTATGGCCATCAAGGTGTGGGGAAACATCAACCTCGGCCTGATCCTGGGACTCGCGCAGTTCCTGACCACCTTCTTGATCACCGGACTCTACGTCTGGTTCACCAATTCCAAGCTGGACCCGAAGTCCTCGGCGATCCGGCTCGAGCTCGAGGCCAGAGGCGCAGGCCTGCCTGAGGAGGAGAAGCACTGA
- a CDS encoding DivIVA domain-containing protein, with product MAQNETALFTLLDDGEQGYNRREVDEFMGRARVAYDSGEGMALSEIRDVSFSMTGGGYDPAEVDGALDRLEDAFAGSERDKYIEAHGEDAWYELLAERAEPLRGRLALPDGKRFREPAHSSSNGYRKEQVDELCRQLEQYLDGENPMSVDEVRTITFTGAHGHNGYDEAQVDAFLDKMTEIMASVG from the coding sequence ATGGCGCAGAACGAGACCGCACTTTTCACCCTCCTCGACGACGGGGAGCAGGGGTACAACCGTCGCGAGGTTGACGAATTCATGGGACGGGCCCGCGTGGCCTATGACTCCGGGGAGGGCATGGCCCTTTCGGAGATCCGTGATGTGAGCTTCTCGATGACCGGCGGCGGCTATGACCCCGCAGAGGTCGACGGTGCGCTGGACCGGCTGGAAGACGCCTTCGCCGGTTCAGAGCGGGACAAGTACATCGAGGCCCATGGTGAGGACGCCTGGTACGAGCTGCTCGCAGAGCGAGCCGAGCCGCTGCGCGGACGCCTCGCCCTGCCCGACGGCAAACGCTTCCGCGAGCCCGCGCACTCCTCCTCCAACGGCTACCGCAAGGAGCAGGTGGATGAGCTGTGCCGCCAGCTCGAGCAGTACCTCGACGGCGAGAACCCGATGAGTGTGGACGAGGTCCGCACGATCACCTTCACCGGTGCCCACGGCCACAACGGCTACGACGAGGCCCAGGTGGACGCCTTCCTGGACAAGATGACAGAGATCATGGCCTCCGTCGGCTGA
- a CDS encoding sensor histidine kinase — translation MNSLAAFAPFVLALALVVGVVGAAVLLYRTHRAEATDDDAGRSRAGESVISPEIRAELSEASVDEAMRRQLVEAELRSLRAQISPHFIYNSLNAIAATIPADPVRARELVLDFADFTRYSLRAEGDFTTLREELAAIERYVLLEKARFGDRIQVKLQIAPEVLGVQIPFLAVQPLVENAVRHGVDSETGSGTVWLRAADAGTHAEISVVDDGQGAEPAAMREVLHGEAGNAHIGVRNVDLRLRQAYGAEAGLVVETAPGEGMRVSMRIPKFQPGQLPPCTSQSPAASETPSTSPTPPPAQDSP, via the coding sequence ATGAACTCACTGGCGGCGTTCGCCCCCTTCGTGCTCGCCCTGGCCCTGGTGGTCGGGGTGGTCGGTGCTGCCGTGCTGCTGTACCGGACCCACCGAGCCGAAGCCACCGACGACGACGCCGGCCGTTCCCGCGCGGGGGAGTCGGTCATCAGCCCGGAGATCCGCGCTGAGTTGAGCGAGGCCTCGGTGGATGAGGCGATGCGGCGTCAGCTGGTGGAGGCGGAGCTGCGCTCGCTGCGCGCGCAGATCTCCCCGCATTTCATCTACAACAGCCTCAACGCCATCGCCGCGACGATCCCGGCGGATCCGGTGCGGGCCCGCGAGCTGGTCCTCGACTTCGCCGATTTCACCCGATACAGCCTGCGTGCAGAAGGAGACTTCACGACCCTGCGCGAGGAGCTCGCCGCGATCGAGCGCTATGTGCTGCTGGAGAAGGCGCGCTTCGGCGATCGGATCCAGGTCAAGCTGCAGATCGCTCCGGAGGTGCTCGGCGTGCAGATTCCGTTCCTGGCCGTGCAGCCGCTGGTGGAGAACGCGGTGCGCCACGGGGTGGACTCCGAGACCGGATCAGGCACCGTGTGGCTGCGCGCCGCGGACGCCGGGACCCACGCGGAGATCAGCGTCGTGGATGACGGCCAGGGCGCCGAACCTGCCGCGATGCGGGAGGTGCTGCACGGTGAGGCCGGCAACGCCCATATAGGTGTGCGCAACGTGGATCTCCGTCTGCGTCAGGCCTATGGCGCCGAGGCGGGGCTGGTGGTCGAGACCGCTCCCGGGGAGGGGATGCGCGTCTCGATGCGCATCCCGAAGTTCCAGCCCGGCCAGCTCCCGCCCTGCACCTCCCAAAGTCCTGCGGCTTCCGAGACCCCGTCGACCTCCCCGACCCCACCGCCAGCCCAGGATTCACCATGA
- the frr gene encoding ribosome recycling factor, with amino-acid sequence MIDETLADAKEQFERAIEATSVDFSTVRTGRANPALYSRVLVDYYGSATPLQQLAAFSTPDAKTILITPYDISAMRDIERALSDSEIGANPSNDGKQIRITIPDLTEERRKEYVKLIKSKGEDHKVSVRNTRRKSKDVIEKAIKDGEVGKDDGERGTKELENLTKTYIEKIDEMSKRKEAELLEV; translated from the coding sequence GTGATTGATGAGACCCTGGCAGACGCCAAGGAGCAGTTCGAGCGAGCCATCGAGGCGACATCGGTCGACTTCAGCACCGTGCGCACCGGCCGCGCCAACCCCGCCCTCTACTCCCGCGTGCTGGTCGACTACTACGGCTCCGCCACCCCGCTGCAGCAGCTGGCCGCGTTCTCCACCCCGGACGCCAAGACCATCCTGATCACGCCCTACGACATCTCGGCGATGCGCGACATCGAGCGGGCCCTGTCCGACTCCGAGATCGGCGCGAACCCTTCCAACGATGGCAAGCAGATCCGCATCACCATCCCGGACCTCACCGAAGAGCGCCGCAAGGAGTACGTGAAGCTGATCAAGTCCAAGGGCGAGGACCACAAGGTCTCGGTGCGCAACACCCGCCGCAAGTCCAAGGACGTGATCGAGAAGGCCATCAAGGACGGCGAGGTCGGCAAGGACGACGGCGAGCGTGGCACCAAGGAGCTCGAGAACCTCACCAAGACCTACATCGAGAAGATCGATGAGATGAGCAAGCGCAAAGAGGCGGAGCTGCTCGAGGTCTGA